From Odontesthes bonariensis isolate fOdoBon6 chromosome 21, fOdoBon6.hap1, whole genome shotgun sequence, a single genomic window includes:
- the mrps7 gene encoding small ribosomal subunit protein uS7m — protein sequence MAASISGLLKPWTPRVFLVRWSRYNPYYLEPEVSKEAYSQPESELSAEEKEQRELKTLRPIKAATSGVTSSVFYDPVVSKFVNMMMEHGNKVLAREIMTQTMENVKKKQVEKYHKAAVGKKEEIECNPYAIFHQALENCKPVVGLASIQKGGKYYQVPIPLSDNRRRFLAMKWMITECRDNKHRRTHMYEKLSQELLAAFEKEGNVVKKKYELHKMAEANRAYAHYRWW from the exons ATGGCTGCTTCCATCTCAGGATTGTTAAAACCTTGGACACCAAG AGTGTTCCTGGTGAGATGGAGCAGATACAACCCTTACTATCTGGAGCCAGAGGTCAGCAAGGAGGCATACAGCCAACCAGAGTCAGAGCTGAgtgctgaggagaaggagcagcGCGAGCTCAAAACACTCCGACCCATCAAAGCTGCTACCAGCGGAGTCACCAGCTCTGTCTTTTACGACCCGGTCGTCAG TAAATTTGTCAACATGATGATGGAACATGGAAACAAGGTTTTGGCCAGAGAGATCATGACACAG ACGATGGAGAACGTAAAGAAGAAACAGGTGGAGAAATACCACAAAGCTGCAGTGGGGAAGAAAGAAGAGATTGAGTGTAATCCCTACGCCATCTTTCACCAGGCTCTGGAGAACTGTAAACCAGTTGTTGGGCTGGCCAGCATACAGAAAGGTGGAAAGTACTACCAG GTTCCAATCCCACTTTCAGACAACAGACGCCGCTTCCTCGCTATGAAGTGGATGATCACAGAGTGCAGGGACAACAAACACAGACGCACGCACATGTATGAAAAACTCTCCCAGGAACTGTTGGCTGCCTTCGAAAAGGAGGGCAACGTTGTTAAGAAGAAGTATGAGCTGCACAAGATGGCTGAAGCCAACAGAGCCTACGCTCACTACCGCTGGTGGTAG
- the gga3b gene encoding ADP-ribosylation factor-binding protein GGA3 isoform X2: MAFQEGETLESWLGKATHPTNRQEDWEYIIGFCDQVNRELEGPQTAVQLLIRKIYYSQEWEALQALTVLEACMKNCGRRFQYEIGRYRFLNDLVKLVSPMYVGNSTPEKVKRKIAEMVYSWTIAFPNETKIKEAYHVMKLEGLVTDLPEQPVDRTLIPSPPPRPKHPVFDNEDMGKLLAELLRSKNPEDLQEANRLIKNMVKEDEVRVQKVSKRTHTLEEVNINVKLLTEMLSHYDKDNSSDSDKEIIKELYERCDKLRRSAFKMATETEDNDTSLGDILQASDDLSRVINSYKKVVEGQPINSDSEEPRPIGRSGSETTDTLIDLSGLDTPSPPQPAPPPSQSSLPVSNNPTASSIPVLPPPPKKIAGCHGSQSRNPSQPSPDKTATALSLLDDELLSLGLNDPPTSLSCQTKPKLDEMSGQWASLQAPAASVDMFGSAACSGPAVPPVEPAATLSLQNLNDLAMMGFSDQQKSSSQTAAKGGGFGMPAATPPLFRRQGSPSAASFLRGTMPGSPALSHSKAQSLDMAPGSPLFRSLSPCHPPLQGSPVKGTDISLSNVHVPLEAIRPSKVLPVTAYDKDGVRVLLNFTSDCPPGMPDVLVIVVSMLNTAPLPVHNVVLQAAVPKSMKVKLQPPSGTELAPFNPILPPASITQVMLLANPTKEKVRLRYKLGFILGDRQCNEVGEVDQFPPPETWSHL; encoded by the exons ATGGCGTTCCAGGAAGGGGAGACGCTTGAATCTTGGCTCG GCAAAGCCACCCATCCAACAAACAGACAAGAGGACTGGGAGTACATCATCGGCTTCTGCGATCAGGTCAACAGGGAACTGGAAGG CCCTCAGACGGCGGTACAACTGCTTATACGCAAAATCTACTACTCGCAAGAATGGGAGGCGCTTCAGGCTCTGACA GTACTGGAGGCATGTATGAAGAACTGCGGGAGAAGGTTTCAATATGAAATTGGAAGGTATCGATTTTTAAACGATCTGGTAAAACTTGTTTCTCCCATG TATGTGGGTAACAGTACGCCTGAGAAGGTGAAGAGGAAGATTGCTGAAATGGTGTACAGTTGGACGATTGCTTTTCCCAATGAAACCAAGATCAAAGAAGCCTACCACGTGATGAAGCTTGAAG GCCTTGTGACAGATCTTCCAGAGCAACCAGTGGACAGGACTCTGATCCCTTCCCCTCCACCACGGCCCAAACACCCGGTGTTTGACAACGAGGACATGGGCAAG CTGCTTGCTGAGCTTCTCCGGAGCAAAAATCCAGAAGACCTTCAAGAGGCCAACAGATTAATCAAAAATATGGTGAAAGAG GATGAGGTCCGGGTGCAGAAGGTTTCAAAGCGAACGCACACTTTGGAGGAGGTGAACATCAACGTCAAGTTGCTGACTGAGATGTTGTCCCATTACGATAAAGACAATTCGAGTGACTCAGACAAGGAGATCATTAAG GAGCTCTACGAGCGCTGTGACAAGCTGAGGCGTTCTGCTTTCAAGATGGCCACTGAGACGGAGGACAATGACACCAGTTTAG GTGACATCCTCCAGGCCAGCGATGATCTCTCCAGGGTCATCAACTCGTACAAGAAGGTTGTTGAGGGTCAGCCGATCAACAGCGACAGTGAAGAACCTCGACCGATTGGTCGGAGTGGAAGCG AGACAACAGATACACTGATCGACCTCAGCGGCCTTGATACTCCCAGCCCGCCTCAACCcgctccccctccctcccagtCTTCACTTCCTGTCTCCAACAACCCCACAGCATCCTCCATCCCTGTCTTGCCGCCTCCTCCTAAAAAAATTGCTGGCTGTCATGGTAGTCAGAGTAGAAATCCAAGTCAACCTTCCCCTGACAAGACCGCCACTGCGCTCTCTTTACTTGATGATGAGCTGCTGTCTCTTG GACTGAACGACCCCCCTACCTCTCTAAGCTGCCAGACGAAACCCAAGTTGGATGAAATGTCCGGTCAGTGGGCTTCTTTGCAG GCCCCAGCGGCTAGTGTGGATATGTTTGGCAGTGCAGCTTGTTCAGGTCCAGCGGTACCaccagtggaaccagctgccacaCTCAGTCTGCAGAACCTAAACGATCTGGCCATGATGGGCTTCTCAGATCAGCAGAA GTCGTCCAGCCAGACGGCAGCCAAAGGAGGTGGCTTTGGGATGCCAGCAGCAACACCTCCACTGTTCCGCAGGCAGGGCTCTCCCTCCGCAGCCTCATTTCTCCGCGGCACGATGCCCGGCTCTCCTGCCCTGTCCCATTCCAAAGCCCAGAGCCTGGACATGGCCCCTGGCAGTCCACTGTTCCGCTCTCTGTCACCTTGCCACCCACCACTCCAAGGCAGCCCCGTCAAAGGCACAGACATCTCCCTCAGCAATGTGCACGTCCCTCTGGAGGCCATCAGACCGA GTAAAGTCTTACCTGTGACCGCCTACGATAAGGACGGTGTTCGCGTGCTGCTCAACTTCACATCTGACTGCCCCCCTGGGATGCCTGATGTGTTGGTAATAGTGGTGTCCATGCTCAATACAGCACCCCTGCCTGTTCACAATGTGGTTCTGCAAGCTGCTGTTCCCAAG TCAATGAAGGTGAAGCTTCAGCCCCCATCAGGAACGGAACTGGCACCATTTAACCCCATCCTACCTCCAGCCTCCATCACTCAAGTCATGCTGCTTGCCAATCCAACCAAG GAAAAAGTGCGTCTGCGCTACAAGCTGGGGTTCATACTGGGAGACCGTCAGTGCAATGAGGTCGGAGAGGTAGACCAGTTCCCCCCACCAGAGACTTGGAGTCATCTATAG
- the mif4gdb gene encoding MIF4G domain-containing protein B isoform X1, with protein MRQTGVIWTQPSKMENSTEDYRIQSFDLDTQILLKTALKDPSSVNLEKVSNVIADQSLKDQVFSKEAGRICFTIVQAEAKQSNGSVFRRSLLNRLQQEFKKREETRQRSLQEWVCYVTFICNVFDYLKVNNMPMVALVHPVYDCLMRLGQPDALLNEEEVDCLVLQLHRIGEQLEKVSSQRMDELFFLLRDGFLLQEGLTSMARLLLLEILEFRAGGWMLSSTAHKYYYSEIAD; from the exons ATGCGCCAAACAG GTGTGATTTGGACGCAGCCATCTAAAATGGAAAACTCGACCGAGGACTACAGGATCCAGTCATTTGACCTGGACACTCAGATTTTACTGAAAACAGCCTTGAAAG ATCCAAGTTCGGTGAATCTGGAGAAGGTGTCCAACGTCATCGCTGATCAGTCTTTGAAGGATCAGGTGTTCAGCAAAGAGGCTGGACGCATTTGCTTCACTATTGTGCAG GCAGAGGCCAAGCAAAGCAACGGAAGTGTGTTCAGGAGGAGCCTGTTGAACCGGCTGCAGCAGGAGTTCAAGAAGCGCGAGGAGACGAGGCAGCGCTCGCTGCAGGAGTGGGTTTGCTACGTCACGTTCATCTGTAACGTCTTTGACTACCTCAAA GTGAATAACATGCCGATGGTGGCCCTGGTCCATCCTGTGTATGACTGTCTGATGAGGCTGGGCCAGCCAGATGCTCTACTGAATGAAGAAGAG GTGGACTGCCTGGTGCTGCAGCTGCACCGCATCGGAGAGCAGCTGGAGAAGGTGAGCAGCCAGCGGATGGACGAGCTGTTCTTCCTGCTGCGGGACGGCTTCCTTCTCCAGGAGGGCCTCACCTCCATGGCccgtctgctgctgctggagatcCTGGAATTTAGGGCCGGAGGCTGGATGCTCAGCAGCACTGCCCACAAATACTACTACAGCGAAATTGCAGACTGA
- the slc25a19 gene encoding mitochondrial thiamine pyrophosphate carrier produces MVGYDPGAQGVALSSEEVALSGSAAGMVTRAIISPFDVLKIRFQLQIEHVSSQRREGKYWGLFQATRRIYTEEGLPAFWKGHVPAQLLSICYGAVQFATFEFLTEMVHKSTPYDSRKAGVHFVCGGLAACSATVVCQPLDTLRTRFAAQGEPKVYSNLRHAVSSMWRTEGALTFFRGLSPTLVAVFPYAGLQFFFYKVFKELLAPPPKAGESGGNLRSLVCGSGAGMISKTMTYPFDLFKKRLQVGGFEAARVHFGQVRSYRGLTDCMVQIAKEEGIPGFFKGLSPSLVKAALSTGFTFFWYEFFLDVMRNMKTRRRTNGLAKDPAER; encoded by the exons ATGGTGGGCTATGACCCTGGGGCGCAGGGTGTTGCTCTCTCCTCCGAAGAGGTAGCCCTATCTGGTTCAGCTGCTGGGATGGTCACCAGAGCCATCATCAGCCCCTTTGATGTCCTTAAAATCAGATTCCAG CTGCAGATAGAGCATGTGTCTTCACAAAGGCGTGAGGGGAAATATTGGGGACTATTTCAGGCAACACGCCGCATTTATACAGAGGAGGGACTTCCTGCTTTCTGGAAGGGTCACGTCCCGGCGCAGCTCCTCTCCATCTGCTATGGAGCGGTCCAG TTTGCCACCTTCGAGTTTCTGACTGAGATGGTCCACAAGTCAACGCCGTATGACAGTCGGAAAGCTGGAGTTCACTTTGTCTGTGGCGGCTTGGCAGCCTGCTCTGCTACAGTGGTCTGCCAGCCTCTGGACACACTGCGGACACGCTTTGCAGCTCAGGGAGAACCAAAG GTGTACAGTAACCTGCGGCATGCTGTCTCCTCAATGTGGCGCACAGAGGGAGCTCTGACATTTTTCCGTGGCTTGTCTCCAACCTTGGTGGCGGTGTTTCCTTATGCTGGACTGCAGTTCTTCTTCTACAAAGTCTTTAAAGAGCTGTTGGCTCCTCCACCTAAAGCAGGAGAGTCAGGAG GAAACCTGAGAAGCCTGGTCTGTGGCAGTGGAGCCGGAATGATCAGCAAAACCATGACGTACCCCTTTGACTTGTTCAAAAAGAGACTGCAGGTGGGGGGCTTTGAGGCAGCCAGAGTTCATTTTGGACAG GTGCGGAGTTACAGAGGCTTGACAGACTGCATGGTTCAAATAGCCAAAGAGGAGGGCATCCCAGGCTTTTTTAAAGGCCTCTCGCCCAGCCTTGTGAAGGCCGCACTGTCAACAGGATTCACCTTTTTTTGGTATGAATTCTTTCTCGACGTCATGCGTAACATGAAGACAAGGCGCAGAACAAATGGCCTCGCCAAAGACCCGGCTGAGAGATAA
- the gga3b gene encoding ADP-ribosylation factor-binding protein GGA3 isoform X1, with amino-acid sequence MAFQEGETLESWLGKATHPTNRQEDWEYIIGFCDQVNRELEGPQTAVQLLIRKIYYSQEWEALQALTVLEACMKNCGRRFQYEIGRYRFLNDLVKLVSPMYVGNSTPEKVKRKIAEMVYSWTIAFPNETKIKEAYHVMKLEGLVTDLPEQPVDRTLIPSPPPRPKHPVFDNEDMGKLLAELLRSKNPEDLQEANRLIKNMVKEDEVRVQKVSKRTHTLEEVNINVKLLTEMLSHYDKDNSSDSDKEIIKELYERCDKLRRSAFKMATETEDNDTSLGDILQASDDLSRVINSYKKVVEGQPINSDSEEPRPIGRSGSAETTDTLIDLSGLDTPSPPQPAPPPSQSSLPVSNNPTASSIPVLPPPPKKIAGCHGSQSRNPSQPSPDKTATALSLLDDELLSLGLNDPPTSLSCQTKPKLDEMSGQWASLQAPAASVDMFGSAACSGPAVPPVEPAATLSLQNLNDLAMMGFSDQQKSSSQTAAKGGGFGMPAATPPLFRRQGSPSAASFLRGTMPGSPALSHSKAQSLDMAPGSPLFRSLSPCHPPLQGSPVKGTDISLSNVHVPLEAIRPSKVLPVTAYDKDGVRVLLNFTSDCPPGMPDVLVIVVSMLNTAPLPVHNVVLQAAVPKSMKVKLQPPSGTELAPFNPILPPASITQVMLLANPTKEKVRLRYKLGFILGDRQCNEVGEVDQFPPPETWSHL; translated from the exons ATGGCGTTCCAGGAAGGGGAGACGCTTGAATCTTGGCTCG GCAAAGCCACCCATCCAACAAACAGACAAGAGGACTGGGAGTACATCATCGGCTTCTGCGATCAGGTCAACAGGGAACTGGAAGG CCCTCAGACGGCGGTACAACTGCTTATACGCAAAATCTACTACTCGCAAGAATGGGAGGCGCTTCAGGCTCTGACA GTACTGGAGGCATGTATGAAGAACTGCGGGAGAAGGTTTCAATATGAAATTGGAAGGTATCGATTTTTAAACGATCTGGTAAAACTTGTTTCTCCCATG TATGTGGGTAACAGTACGCCTGAGAAGGTGAAGAGGAAGATTGCTGAAATGGTGTACAGTTGGACGATTGCTTTTCCCAATGAAACCAAGATCAAAGAAGCCTACCACGTGATGAAGCTTGAAG GCCTTGTGACAGATCTTCCAGAGCAACCAGTGGACAGGACTCTGATCCCTTCCCCTCCACCACGGCCCAAACACCCGGTGTTTGACAACGAGGACATGGGCAAG CTGCTTGCTGAGCTTCTCCGGAGCAAAAATCCAGAAGACCTTCAAGAGGCCAACAGATTAATCAAAAATATGGTGAAAGAG GATGAGGTCCGGGTGCAGAAGGTTTCAAAGCGAACGCACACTTTGGAGGAGGTGAACATCAACGTCAAGTTGCTGACTGAGATGTTGTCCCATTACGATAAAGACAATTCGAGTGACTCAGACAAGGAGATCATTAAG GAGCTCTACGAGCGCTGTGACAAGCTGAGGCGTTCTGCTTTCAAGATGGCCACTGAGACGGAGGACAATGACACCAGTTTAG GTGACATCCTCCAGGCCAGCGATGATCTCTCCAGGGTCATCAACTCGTACAAGAAGGTTGTTGAGGGTCAGCCGATCAACAGCGACAGTGAAGAACCTCGACCGATTGGTCGGAGTGGAAGCG CAGAGACAACAGATACACTGATCGACCTCAGCGGCCTTGATACTCCCAGCCCGCCTCAACCcgctccccctccctcccagtCTTCACTTCCTGTCTCCAACAACCCCACAGCATCCTCCATCCCTGTCTTGCCGCCTCCTCCTAAAAAAATTGCTGGCTGTCATGGTAGTCAGAGTAGAAATCCAAGTCAACCTTCCCCTGACAAGACCGCCACTGCGCTCTCTTTACTTGATGATGAGCTGCTGTCTCTTG GACTGAACGACCCCCCTACCTCTCTAAGCTGCCAGACGAAACCCAAGTTGGATGAAATGTCCGGTCAGTGGGCTTCTTTGCAG GCCCCAGCGGCTAGTGTGGATATGTTTGGCAGTGCAGCTTGTTCAGGTCCAGCGGTACCaccagtggaaccagctgccacaCTCAGTCTGCAGAACCTAAACGATCTGGCCATGATGGGCTTCTCAGATCAGCAGAA GTCGTCCAGCCAGACGGCAGCCAAAGGAGGTGGCTTTGGGATGCCAGCAGCAACACCTCCACTGTTCCGCAGGCAGGGCTCTCCCTCCGCAGCCTCATTTCTCCGCGGCACGATGCCCGGCTCTCCTGCCCTGTCCCATTCCAAAGCCCAGAGCCTGGACATGGCCCCTGGCAGTCCACTGTTCCGCTCTCTGTCACCTTGCCACCCACCACTCCAAGGCAGCCCCGTCAAAGGCACAGACATCTCCCTCAGCAATGTGCACGTCCCTCTGGAGGCCATCAGACCGA GTAAAGTCTTACCTGTGACCGCCTACGATAAGGACGGTGTTCGCGTGCTGCTCAACTTCACATCTGACTGCCCCCCTGGGATGCCTGATGTGTTGGTAATAGTGGTGTCCATGCTCAATACAGCACCCCTGCCTGTTCACAATGTGGTTCTGCAAGCTGCTGTTCCCAAG TCAATGAAGGTGAAGCTTCAGCCCCCATCAGGAACGGAACTGGCACCATTTAACCCCATCCTACCTCCAGCCTCCATCACTCAAGTCATGCTGCTTGCCAATCCAACCAAG GAAAAAGTGCGTCTGCGCTACAAGCTGGGGTTCATACTGGGAGACCGTCAGTGCAATGAGGTCGGAGAGGTAGACCAGTTCCCCCCACCAGAGACTTGGAGTCATCTATAG
- the pitpnc1a gene encoding cytoplasmic phosphatidylinositol transfer protein 1, with product MLMKEYRICMPLSVEEYRIGQLYMISKHSHEQSERGEGVEVVQNEPYEDPEHGSGQFTEKRIYLNNKLPSWARAVVPKIFYVTEKAWNYYPYTITEYTCSFLPKFSIHIESKYEDNKGSNDNIFGSEPREEETEVCFVDIAYDDIPERHYKQSEDLRHFKSKKTSRGILQEGWIDTQDPIMCSYKLVTVKFEVWGLQTRVEQFVHKVIRDVLLLGHRQAFAWVDEWIDMTMEEVREYERATQEATNLKIGTFPPAISISETPLPSSTRSGPNSAPTTPLSTEAPDFLSVPKERPRKKSAPETLTLPDPGRRDSIFKLPSFFSWNSSPQPE from the exons TACCGGATTGGCCAACTGTACATGATCAGTAAACACAGTCATGAACAGAGTGAACGTGgggaaggtgtggaggtggtGCAGAACGAGCCATATGAGGATCCAGAGCACGGGTCAGGCCAGTTCACTGAGAAACGAATCTACCTCAACAA caagCTCCCCAGTTGGGCCAGAGCAGTGGTCCCGAAAATTTTCTATGTCACTGAGAAGGCTTGGAACTATTACCCATACACTATCACAG AGTACACG TGCTCCTTCCTGCCCAAGTTTTCAATCCACATAGAGTCCAAATATGAGGACAACAAAGGGAGCAATGATAAT ATCTTTGGCAGCGAACCCAGAGAAGAGGAAACAGAGGTGTGTTTTGTGGACATTGCTTACGATGATATCCCCGAGCGCCACTACAAGCAGTCAGAG GATCTTCGGCATTTCAAGTCAAAGAAGACTAGCCGAGGGATTCTGCAGGAAGGATGGATCGACACCCAAGACCCCATCATGTGCTCGTACAAACTGGTCACAGTGAAGTTCGAAGTCTGGGGCCTGCAAACACGTGTGGAACAGTTTGTGCACAAG GTGATTCGAGATGTCCTCCTGCTAGGACACAGGCAGGCCTTTGCCTGGGTGGATGAATGGATTG ATATGACCATGGAGGAGGTCAGGGAGTATGAGCGCGCCACTCAAGAAGCCACAAACCTGAAGATTGGCACCTTCCCCCCTGCCATCTCTATTTCAGAGACCCCCCTTCCATCCAGCACACGCAGCGGACCCAACAGCGCCCCGACCACTCCCCTTTCAACCGAAGCCCCAGACTTCCTGTCAGTGCCCAAGGAGCGTCCCAGGAAGAAGTCTGCTCCGGAGACCTTGACCCTGCCTGATCCAGGCCGCAGGGATTCAATCTTCAAGCTGCCCAGCTTTTTCTCGTGGAACTCCAGTCCGCAGCCTGAATGA
- the mif4gdb gene encoding MIF4G domain-containing protein B isoform X2 → MENSTEDYRIQSFDLDTQILLKTALKDPSSVNLEKVSNVIADQSLKDQVFSKEAGRICFTIVQAEAKQSNGSVFRRSLLNRLQQEFKKREETRQRSLQEWVCYVTFICNVFDYLKVNNMPMVALVHPVYDCLMRLGQPDALLNEEEVDCLVLQLHRIGEQLEKVSSQRMDELFFLLRDGFLLQEGLTSMARLLLLEILEFRAGGWMLSSTAHKYYYSEIAD, encoded by the exons ATGGAAAACTCGACCGAGGACTACAGGATCCAGTCATTTGACCTGGACACTCAGATTTTACTGAAAACAGCCTTGAAAG ATCCAAGTTCGGTGAATCTGGAGAAGGTGTCCAACGTCATCGCTGATCAGTCTTTGAAGGATCAGGTGTTCAGCAAAGAGGCTGGACGCATTTGCTTCACTATTGTGCAG GCAGAGGCCAAGCAAAGCAACGGAAGTGTGTTCAGGAGGAGCCTGTTGAACCGGCTGCAGCAGGAGTTCAAGAAGCGCGAGGAGACGAGGCAGCGCTCGCTGCAGGAGTGGGTTTGCTACGTCACGTTCATCTGTAACGTCTTTGACTACCTCAAA GTGAATAACATGCCGATGGTGGCCCTGGTCCATCCTGTGTATGACTGTCTGATGAGGCTGGGCCAGCCAGATGCTCTACTGAATGAAGAAGAG GTGGACTGCCTGGTGCTGCAGCTGCACCGCATCGGAGAGCAGCTGGAGAAGGTGAGCAGCCAGCGGATGGACGAGCTGTTCTTCCTGCTGCGGGACGGCTTCCTTCTCCAGGAGGGCCTCACCTCCATGGCccgtctgctgctgctggagatcCTGGAATTTAGGGCCGGAGGCTGGATGCTCAGCAGCACTGCCCACAAATACTACTACAGCGAAATTGCAGACTGA